AATATCGTTTTTCAAATCACCTTTTATCCAAAGGAGTCCGTGTGTTTCCTTTTCATCTAAAAATCCTTTTAAGTTCCCTTTCTTAAAAACGGCTGTTCCGTCCAAACTGATCACTTGTGGTCTCCCTTTTTGGTAATACTGTGATTCCTGATCCTCACCTTTAGCATTAATCCCGAGGTCGTTTGCTGTCATTAAAACACCTGTTATCGGGTCTTTTGTATTACTAGTGAAGTCATTCATAAACTGGCTAATGTCTTTCACCATTTTTGTAGCGGCAAAACGACTTGATTTTGTTAAATTTTTGAATTCTAACCCCAGTGTTTTATTAAACTCAGGGGAAGTATTGATCACATCTGCAGCTTTCCCCTTTGTGACAAGTAGGTAGATATTTGGACGAAATTCATTTTCCCTACTAATAAAATCTAATGAGGGGATCATTTTTTCTCTGGCTGCTTTTTCTCCAAAAACAACAACATCTAAATGTCCGAAATAGATTTTATCAGAAATCGATTTTGATAATTTACTTATGGCTTCAAAAATGGTTTGACCGGTTGCTGTCTCAATTAAATATCTATTTTGTTTTCCATACCTAGGTCCACCAACTGATTCTGGAAAAAGTTCGGAGGGCCTAACTATTACAGTTGTAATTTCAAATTCTCCTGCTTCGTTGAAATCAATCCCCAGGGCGTTAATAATTCCAAGATCATGAATTTCCTTTGCACTCCAGCAACCAGAAAGAAGGAAAGGGATAAAAAGTAGCTGAAGGATCATTAGTCTTTGTGTCAATCTCATTCTTCATCTTCCTCCTTATTTTGTGGAGGTTTTGCATAATTCCCATCGCCCGCCCGTCTACTATTTTCTATATCAAGTCCAGCAGGGCGCGTTTTCATGGCCCACCATGGTGCACGAATGAAAACATCTTTCCAGCTTTCTTTTCGTGCAGGGGAAACAGGTGAGAAATATGGAACACCAAAAGAGCGTAAACTAACTAAATAGGCTAATCCAAACATGAGTCCGACAATGATCCCCATAAACCCGAATATCCCAGCCAATATAAGTAAAGGGACACTGGAAAAGCGGATAATCTGATGAAAGGAATAATTCGGTAAAATAAATGATGTTAAAGATGTAACAGATATTACAACAGCTAGCTCGGGACCAATTATCCCTGCTTGAACAGCTGTTTGTGAGATAATCACGAGTCCTAAAATAGTAATCGTTGCTCCACCAAAAGTTTTCGGCATACGTAAGCCTGCTTCACGGACAAGTTCAAATGTTAAAAGCATGAAGATTGCTTCAATTACGACTGGATACGGCAAGGATTCTCGGTCGGCAGCAATCTTAATCAAGAATGGATCTTGGAGCAAGTCTTGATGAAAGGTTGTTAAAGCAATATAAAAGGCTGGTAAAATCAGTGTTATAAAAAGGCCGAGAAATCGAATCCATCGCAGTAGGGTGGCCACTAGTGACGAGTCATAGTAATCCTCATTTGAATGCAGAAATTCAACAAATAAAGCTGGAACCGTTAATGCAAACGGTGAACCGTCGACAAGGATAGCGACCTTTCCATCCAATAAGCCACCGCAAACACGGTCTGGTCGTTCAGTACTGAAAACCGTTGGAACTGGCGATCTAGGGGAATCCTTTATCATTGCTTCGATGTAATGGCTTTCTAAAATACCGTCAATGTTTATTCTCTCTAGTCTGTGATGAACTTCTTTAATAATTTCATCACTCGCAATCCCTTTAATATAAACGACACTAATCTGTGTATTGGTTTGTTTTCCGATCGTTACATTTTCTACTTTTAATGCTGATGTTTTGATTTTCCGCCTGATCAACATCACATTTTTTTGAAGATCTTCAACAAAGCCTTCTCGGGGACCTCTAACCGTTCGTTCTGTAACTGAATCTGTAATGGTTCGGCCAAGTGTGTTGATTGAACGAAATACAAATGCATTTCGAATTTCATCAACAAGTAATACAGTATTCCCTGCCAAAATTTGTTCAACAACATGTTGAATTTGGTCTATTTCCATTACAGTGCTATAGGTGAAGCGTTTATGGATGAAAGATGGCACAGATTCCTTCAAATCAGTTATTTTTGAATAAGATGATAGGCCTTGTTCAATTTCAAACATGGCCTGAGTG
The Neobacillus sp. PS3-40 genome window above contains:
- a CDS encoding Ger(x)C family spore germination protein → MRLTQRLMILQLLFIPFLLSGCWSAKEIHDLGIINALGIDFNEAGEFEITTVIVRPSELFPESVGGPRYGKQNRYLIETATGQTIFEAISKLSKSISDKIYFGHLDVVVFGEKAAREKMIPSLDFISRENEFRPNIYLLVTKGKAADVINTSPEFNKTLGLEFKNLTKSSRFAATKMVKDISQFMNDFTSNTKDPITGVLMTANDLGINAKGEDQESQYYQKGRPQVISLDGTAVFKKGNLKGFLDEKETHGLLWIKGDLKNDIIVMNLGNDKKVSIIIRNSKSQFIPYITEKYTKMTVKTQVEADIGEVTIPNLHLDSNQIDRLNRQLEEIIIKEETTVLNKAQKDWQTDIFGFGEAIYRNQPLIWDLMAPNWGNGGLKNMKVDLKVKANISRYGLHKDPSNPDESR
- a CDS encoding spore germination protein translates to MTGSFSKNRIIHESDFSNSLSSSLMQNIDNLKVMFESCDDIIFHITQFSNQAGCLVYLSEMVSTQAMFEIEQGLSSYSKITDLKESVPSFIHKRFTYSTVMEIDQIQHVVEQILAGNTVLLVDEIRNAFVFRSINTLGRTITDSVTERTVRGPREGFVEDLQKNVMLIRRKIKTSALKVENVTIGKQTNTQISVVYIKGIASDEIIKEVHHRLERINIDGILESHYIEAMIKDSPRSPVPTVFSTERPDRVCGGLLDGKVAILVDGSPFALTVPALFVEFLHSNEDYYDSSLVATLLRWIRFLGLFITLILPAFYIALTTFHQDLLQDPFLIKIAADRESLPYPVVIEAIFMLLTFELVREAGLRMPKTFGGATITILGLVIISQTAVQAGIIGPELAVVISVTSLTSFILPNYSFHQIIRFSSVPLLILAGIFGFMGIIVGLMFGLAYLVSLRSFGVPYFSPVSPARKESWKDVFIRAPWWAMKTRPAGLDIENSRRAGDGNYAKPPQNKEEDEE